Proteins encoded together in one Nostoc sp. PCC 7524 window:
- the gyrA gene encoding DNA gyrase subunit A, translating to MTTSQERIIPTDLRNEMSRSYLEYAMSVIVGRALPDARDGLKPVHRRILYAMHELGLTHDRPFRKCARVVGEVLGKYHPHGDTAVYDALVRMAQDFSMRSPLINGHGNFGSVDNDPPAAMRYTECRLQALTSVALLQDIESETVDFIDNFDGSQQEPTVLPSRIPQLLLNGSSGIAVGMATNIPPHNLGELIDGLVAVIHNPEITDLQLMQYVQGPDFPTGGQILGTAAIKEAYTTGRGSITMRGVANIETIEQRGRPDREAIIITELPYQTNKAGLIEKIAELVNEKRIEGIADIRDESDRDGMRIVIELKRDAYPRVVLNNLYKQTPLQANFGANMLALVNGEPQILTLKQFLNVFLDFRIESITRRTRYELRKAEERDHLLQGLLIALSRLDAIINLIRNAPDAPSAKGELITTYGLSEVQADAILQMQLRRLTALEADKIRLEHEELQLQIADLQDILARRERILEIIETEVSQIKTSFATPRRTVITHAEGEIDERDLIANEKALILVTQQGYIKRMPVNTFEAQSRATRGKAAAKVKDDDTVEHFLTCCDHDSVLFFSDRGVVYCLKAYQIPVGSRTSRGTPIVQLLPIPREEKITSIVPVDEFSSEEYLVMLTKGGNIKKTELAAFSNIRANGLIAISLEEGDQLRWVRRAKVEDSVIVGSRQGMAIHFRCNHEQLRPLGRATRGVKSMKLKPGDELVGMDILPAAILDTLNTEEVETEELETEELETIEETAEVPGNGSVGPWVLVITMGGYGKRVPVAQFRLQNRAGQGLMATKFKNRKTKDQLATLGIVNNDNEIMMVTSRGIIIRQAVNAISVQSRSATGVRVQRLDEDDAITGVAIVPPDTADTADTSDVEEAE from the coding sequence AGTGCGCCCGTGTCGTCGGGGAAGTGTTGGGTAAATATCACCCCCACGGCGATACGGCAGTATATGATGCTTTGGTGCGGATGGCGCAGGATTTTTCCATGCGATCGCCTCTGATTAACGGTCATGGTAACTTTGGTTCGGTAGACAACGACCCACCGGCGGCAATGCGTTACACAGAATGTCGCCTACAAGCTTTAACCAGTGTTGCCCTCCTCCAAGATATTGAATCGGAAACCGTAGATTTTATCGATAACTTCGACGGTTCCCAACAAGAACCCACAGTTTTACCCTCCCGTATCCCCCAATTACTCCTCAATGGTTCTTCGGGGATTGCCGTGGGTATGGCTACCAATATTCCCCCTCACAACTTGGGCGAATTAATTGATGGGTTGGTGGCAGTGATTCATAACCCGGAAATCACCGATTTGCAGTTAATGCAATACGTCCAGGGACCAGACTTTCCGACAGGGGGGCAAATTCTGGGGACAGCTGCGATTAAAGAAGCCTACACCACTGGGCGCGGTTCGATCACTATGCGCGGTGTCGCCAATATTGAAACCATTGAACAGCGAGGCCGTCCCGATAGAGAAGCCATCATCATTACCGAATTACCCTATCAAACCAACAAAGCGGGACTAATTGAAAAAATTGCCGAGTTGGTAAACGAAAAGCGCATTGAGGGAATAGCAGATATTCGGGATGAAAGCGATCGCGATGGCATGCGAATTGTCATTGAACTCAAGCGTGATGCCTATCCTCGTGTAGTGCTGAATAACCTCTACAAGCAAACACCACTACAAGCCAACTTCGGCGCGAATATGTTGGCTTTGGTGAATGGAGAACCCCAAATTCTCACCCTCAAGCAGTTCTTAAATGTCTTCCTCGATTTCCGCATCGAATCGATTACCAGACGCACCCGCTACGAACTACGCAAAGCAGAGGAACGTGATCACCTTTTACAAGGGTTATTGATTGCCCTATCACGTTTAGATGCAATTATTAACTTAATTCGTAATGCCCCTGATGCCCCCAGTGCCAAAGGTGAATTAATCACAACTTACGGACTATCGGAAGTGCAAGCCGATGCCATCTTACAAATGCAACTGCGGCGGTTAACTGCCCTAGAAGCTGACAAAATCCGCTTAGAACATGAGGAATTACAATTACAGATTGCGGATTTGCAAGATATTTTGGCACGGCGGGAACGGATTTTAGAAATCATTGAAACCGAAGTCAGCCAAATTAAAACAAGCTTTGCCACACCCCGGCGCACAGTCATTACCCACGCCGAAGGGGAAATTGATGAACGTGACTTAATCGCTAATGAAAAAGCCCTGATTTTAGTCACTCAACAAGGCTACATCAAACGGATGCCAGTCAACACCTTTGAAGCCCAAAGCCGTGCTACTAGAGGTAAAGCCGCCGCCAAGGTAAAAGATGATGACACCGTTGAACATTTCTTAACTTGCTGTGATCACGATAGTGTTTTATTCTTTAGCGATCGCGGTGTCGTTTATTGCCTCAAAGCCTATCAAATCCCCGTGGGTTCTCGTACCAGTCGCGGTACACCCATTGTGCAGCTGCTGCCCATTCCCAGAGAAGAAAAAATTACCTCAATTGTCCCTGTGGATGAGTTTAGCAGTGAAGAATATTTGGTCATGCTCACCAAAGGTGGCAACATCAAGAAAACCGAATTGGCAGCCTTTAGTAATATTAGGGCTAATGGCTTAATTGCGATTTCCTTAGAAGAAGGCGATCAACTGCGCTGGGTACGTCGTGCCAAAGTCGAAGATAGTGTCATCGTCGGTTCTCGTCAAGGCATGGCAATTCACTTTAGATGTAACCACGAACAACTGCGTCCACTAGGTAGGGCGACTCGTGGGGTGAAATCAATGAAACTCAAACCAGGTGATGAACTCGTCGGCATGGATATTCTGCCAGCCGCCATTCTAGATACTTTAAATACTGAAGAAGTCGAAACTGAAGAACTTGAAACTGAAGAACTCGAAACCATCGAAGAAACCGCAGAAGTTCCAGGTAACGGCAGTGTCGGCCCTTGGGTATTAGTCATCACAATGGGAGGATACGGTAAACGCGTCCCCGTCGCCCAATTCCGGTTACAAAATCGGGCTGGGCAAGGTTTAATGGCGACTAAATTCAAAAACCGCAAAACCAAGGACCAGTTAGCCACCCTCGGTATTGTCAACAATGACAATGAAATTATGATGGTCACAAGTCGCGGTATTATTATCCGGCAAGCAGTGAATGCGATTTCTGTACAATCCCGTTCAGCAACTGGTGTGAGAGTGCAACGTCTTGATGAAGATGATGCAATTACTGGAGTAGCAATAGTGCCTCCTGATACTGCTGATACTGCTGATACATCTGACGTTGAAGAGGCAGAATGA